The Nostoc sp. 'Lobaria pulmonaria (5183) cyanobiont' DNA window CTTTCATTGAGATAATCAATGGCAGCTTCACCCTCGCTTGGGTTATGTTCTATGACTAAAAGTAAGTAATTATCTAAGCCATATAAAGGTATGCGCTGTAATTGATCCCAAAAGGCGGAATGATAGCGTAATGAGCTTGAATACTGATCTATACTTATTTCAAGAAATTGATAAGGAAAACGTAATATAGACTGTATAAATGTCTCATTGTTGTGCCTTTCATTAATTCGATCAGGAAATATATTAGACAATCTTAATAAAATATAAGGCTGGTTAATGCGATTTTTTTCCAACCGATAAAGTGCTAAATTCCATAATTGTAGTGATGGGTATAAAACTATTGGTCGCCATAAGTTGATAGTTATACTCAGAAATAACAGCACAGCAAACGCCACGCCTTCTGCCACGCCAAACGTCACACCTTCCGCCATGCCAAATGCCACGCCAAATGCCACGCCAAACGCCATACCAAACGCCACGCCTTCTGCTATACCAAATGCCATACCAAACGGCACGCTAAACGCCATGTCAAATGCCACGCCTAACGCCACGCCAAACGTTACACCTTCCGTAACGCCTATCGCCACGCCAAACGCCACGCCTAACGCCACGCCAAACGCTACGCCTAACGCCACGCCAAACGCTACGCCAAATGCCACGCCTTCCATGCCTACCGCCACGTCTAACGCCACGTCTAACGCCACGTCTAACGCCACGCCTAACGCCACGCCAAATACCACGCCTAACGCCACGCCAAATGCCACACCTAACGCCACACCTAACGCTACGCCAAATGCCACACCTAACGCCACACCTAACGTTACGCCAAACGCTACGCCTTGCGCCACGCCAAACGCCACGCCAAACGCCACGCCAAACGCCACGTTTAATGCTACACAACACCCTAAGCTTGGGGCCACAATAGACAAAATATTTGGTAATGGCTGACCTAATCCCCAAAGTACTAAACCAAGGATAAAATTAGCCCAGAGAGGTACAATTAAATACCCTTGTAGCACTGGCTGCCATACTGATGGTTTGTTCAAGTCTGCTAAAGAGGTAATCTCATTTTTAATATGTAAAGTGTGCTGATACCAAGCTACAGGACGAAAAAATAGCCAAAACAATAGTTGCAAACTACCTACGATCAAATTTGAGTGTGGTTTAGGTGCATCAGTGTAGATTTCAGCGTAATTAGTGGGTGAGTTTTGAGAAGGCATAATTTGCCTGCTTAGGTTAATAGTAGAGATATTAAAAATATTGTTGTCATTGTAAACGCAGTCATTACAGCACTTCCCAATCCTCTATGGAACAGGCTCTATTGGTTGATCGTAATGAATAACCTTTCCTTGTAAAGGATAAAGGTTAGAGTCTGAAGCTTGGGAAGAACGTTCTAAGATTATAATTTCAACTGCTTCGCCTGCTTGAAACGGTAAATCCTCAAGAATCAAGGTTCCGTTTTTAGTTAACTTTGTTTCAATTCGGTGTGCTTTCATAGTTACTTCGCTAGTTATGAATCTAATAAATCAGTAAATGGTTTTATTTGTCGTAAACCTTCCTTACGCCAATTATCATCATTCTCCCCTTCTTCTAAGTTAAATAATTTTTCTCTACACAGAATTTGTAACAACAGTGGCCAGCAGCAACTTTGTGTCAAAATCCACTCTACATCTTCATCAGTGAAGGCAATGGGCGAACTCGCTATCAATTCCCGCGCTTCTGTCTCAGTCAATGCTCCCAGATATGCGGTGTAGCCGAAAATATTGAAAAATGGTGAACTGTGTCCTGTGTTTCGCACCATTTCAATCGGTGATTCAGGGGTAGCCAAGACAAATGCTAGATTTCCCCCTGTCTGGTTAGTCGCCAAAGACCGCAAACTCTCCCAAAAGCCATCATCTAATTCTGGACAGCGTTGCAACCCAACGCCAATCTCATCTAATAAGATAACTGTGGGAAAATGTAAATTATCACTGACTACATTCATGAAACGATCTAAATCGCAAGGTGTCGGTACTTGCATCTTCAGTGATTCTAGGATGTACTTTAGTAGTCCTTCTCGGCTTTGCATTCGTGCGTCTTGCAAGTCTACGAAAATCCAACAGTAATTTTCTGGATGCGGTAGCCAGTCAGATTTTTGCTCAAGACGCAGCTGTTCTGCTGGGGTGGTGGTGATATTTTTGAGGTAGTGCAGCAGGGATGTTTTGCCACTGCGCTTTTTGCCGATAATGGCGGCGTTTTGTAGGGGATGGCGTTTGAGTAAGTTGAAGAGGCGTTTTAATTCTTTCTCGCGCCCAAAAAAGTAACGGGGTTGGGTGATGGGTACGCCAGTGATGAAGGGTGATGCTTCCCCGTTAGTGGGCTGAGGTTTAGGCGGTTGAGTTTCTGGTTCTTTGTATGCAATGTCTTGCCACTCTAACCCCAGTTTTTTGCTAAGTTCTACAAAATTCAGATAGTCAACAGGTTTACCAGTGAGAAAGCTTTTGACTGTGGAGAGAGAAAATCCTATATCACTAGCCAAAGACTGCTGGCTGGGATAGCCGTTACGCCCAGGTGCTAACTTTACTTTTTCAATATACTCTGGGGCTACTCGGAGCGATCGCGCCATCATTCCTCATCGAGAAACTGCTGAGAGTATATCAGATTTGTATACTAGCTAAACAGCTTTGCTATTCAGCGATAACCTCTTGCACTCTAGAAATTATAGTCATCCTGAACTTAACTGATAATCAACTAACAACTCGTCCAATGGGTGACTATTTCTCAACTCCGTTCTCAACCAGCACCAAGTTGTAATGGTGAATGTAAGGGATTAAGGACTTTAAAAATGAAACGAGAACTGGGAATTCTGCAAATTATCTTATCACTTTGCGGAGTGATGATGTTTGGTACAGTAACTTACGCTGCGATTAATATGGTGAATGGTCAATACCAAGTTGAAATAGCGCTTAATACTAAGGGACTCATTATTAAGTCAGATATTGACAAAAGGCAATGCGAAGCAGTAGAAAATATTGCCCAAAAGCAGGAAGGCACAAATTCCAACCAGAAGACGATTAATTAAGAGTAAAAATCAGTGATGAGTTAGAATCAATAACTTCTAATTTATTGTAAACGAGTCTTTGATACTCGTGGACGAGTCTTTGATACTCGTGAACGAGTCTTTGATACTCGTGGACGAGTCTTTGATACTCGTGAACGAGTCTTTGATACTCGTGGATGAGTCTTTAATATTCGTGAACGAGTCTTTAATACTCGTGGATGAGTCTTTAATATTCGTGAACGAGTCTTTAATATTCGTGAACGAGTCTTTGATACTCGTAGTTTTTTTAACGAACCGCAAAGGACGCAAAGGACGCGAAGAAGGAGAAGAAATATCTCTATAAATGAAGTGAAGTAAAGCGGTGCGTTAGCCTTTGGCGTAACGCACCCTACCAAAACGTTAAAGGAGTGGAAATTAATAAGGAGTTAGGAATAAAAAACTCCTAACTCCTAACTCTTGTACAGACGTGATTAATCGCCTCTCTCTTGTACAGACGCGATTAATCGCTTCTCTATTTTTTACACCGCACAACTCAACTCGCCGGCTTTTTGACTGAAGCGGTGATTCTCCCGATAATCTACGGGACAATCTATCACGGCGGGTACATCTTGAGCGAGGGCTTCTTTCAAAGTGGGAATCAAATCTAAAGCCGATTCAACTCGGTAGCCTTTTAAACCCATGCTTTCGGCAAATTTGACAAAATCAGGATTGCTAAAATGCACAAAGGCTGAGTTTCCTTTACCAAATTGATTTTCTTGCTTCCACTCAATTAATCCATAGCCACCATCATTGAAAATTATGGTGACAAAGGGCGTACCGACACGCAAGGCTGTTTCTAATTCTTGAGAATTCATCATAAAGCCGCCATCGCCTGTGACAGCAACGACTTTGCGCTTGGGATGAACCAGTTTTGCTGCTAAAGCGCCAGGAATGGCAATACCCATAGCTGCGAAGCCGTTGGAAATTATGCAAGTATTGGGACTATGGCAATGATAATGACGGGCCATCCACATTTTATGTGCGCCAACATCAGAGATGACGATATCATCTGGACCCATGACTTGGCGTAAGTCATAAATTAACTTTTGCGGCTTGATGGGAAATCCGTCATCATGGGCATACTGTTCGTAATCAGCCCGAATCTCTGATCTTAAGCTAATAGCAAAGGGATCGGGTTTGCCTTGTCTATCTGCTAATTTTAATATTTCATAGAGGGAATCTGAAATATCTCCCACAACTTCGGCATTAGGAATATAACTACTATCAATTTCTGCCGGACTTACCCCAATATGCACAATAGGAATTTCACCATTACGATTCCATTTTTTGGGGGAAAACTCAATCAAATCATAGCCGATCGCAATTACTAAATCTGTGTTATCAAAGGCACACGTAATAAAATCTCTTTGCTGTAATCCCACTGACCACAAAGCTAGTTGGTGTGTGTAGGGAATCACGCCTTTACCCATAAAAGTATTGGCAACAGGTATATTCAGCAATGTAGCAAATTGTGTGACTGCATCACTTGCATGAGCGCGAATTGCCCCATTACCTACTAAGATTAATGGATTAACTGCTTGGCAAATTGCGGCTGCTGCTGCCCGAATGCTAGCAAACGATGCATAGCTTTTTTCACTATTATCCTTACGCAAAGGTTTGCCTTCCACGGGCATGGCAGCAATATTTTCGGGCAAATCGATGTGAACTGCACCAGGTTTTTCAGATTGCGATCGCTTAAATGCTTTCCGTACTACTTCTGGTGTAATACTCGGTCGCACAATCTGCTTATTCCACTTGGTAACAGGTGCAAACATTGCCACCAAATCTAAATATTGATGGGATTCAATATGCATTCTATCTGTTCCCACTTGACCAGTAATCGCCACTAAGGGCGCACCATCGAGGTTAGCATCTGCTACCCCAGTCATCAAGTTGGTTGCCCCAGGGCCAAGAGTAGAAAGACACACTCCGGCTTTTCCTGTTAAGCGTCCGTATACATCGGCCATGAATGCTGCACCCTGTTCATGACGAGTCGTAATAAATTTAATCGAAGAATGTTTTAACGCTTCCAAAACGTGAAGGTTTTCTTCACCAGGAAGTCCAAAAATGTATTGCACTCCTTCATTTTCTAGGCACTGCACCAATAATTCTGCTGTATTCATTTTATTTCCTAACTATTGACAAATAAGACTTTAGTCATTAGTAATTTTTTGTCATTAGTCATTTTTCTTTTGTTTTTTGACTAATGACTAATGACTAATGACTAATCACTTCACCCACACAGTTTTAACGTTGACAAACTCATGTATACCTTGGATACTCAATTCCCTGCCATATCCAGAACGCTTGATGCCACCAAAGGGCAACCGAGGATCGGATTTGACCATACTGTTGATAAACACGGCACCAGCTTCAATTTCTTCAACTAAGCGATCGCTCTCTTGGTCGTTGGTTGTCCAAGCACTTGCACCTAAGCCAAAGGGGCTGTCATTAGCGAGTTTAATGGCAGCATCGATATCCGAAACCCGGAATAACAAGGCTACCGGGCCAAAGAATTCTTCTTTTGCAATTGGTGCCTCAGGGGGGATATCTATGATAATCGTTGGCGGATAAAAGTTTCCAGGACGATCTGATAAAGGATGTCCACCGATGAGGACTTTACCACCACTTTTTATAGCAGCTTGCACTTGTTGATCTAAATCCTGGAGAATACCAGGTGTTGCCAGGGGGCCTAAATCGGTATCTGGTTGCATGGGATCGCCTATTTTCAGCGCCTCAAATTTTTCTAAAAGCAATTTTTCAAATTTGTCTGCGATCGCATCTGCGACAATAAAACGTTTCGCTGCAATACATGATTGCCCGTTATTTAACATCCGCGCTGTAGTAGCTGTGACAACTGCTGTCTCTAAGTCAGCACTTTCTAACACAATAAACGGGTCACTTCCTCCTAATTCCAAAACTGTTTTTTTAATTTGTTTGCCGGCGGCGACGGCGAGGGATATACCTGCTGGTTCGCTGCCTGTCAAGGTAGCAGCTTTTACGCGGTCATCAGCCATTAAATCGGCAACTTTGGCAGCGCCTATTAATAGAGTTTGAAAAGCACCTTCAGGAAAACCTGCCCGTCGGATAATATATTCAATTGCCAAGGCGCACTGCGGCACATTGGAAGCGTGTTTGAGTAAGCCGACATTCCCCGCCATCAGCGCTGGTGCGGCAAAACGAAAAACTTGCCAAAAAGGGAAATTCCACGGCATCACCGCGAGAATCGCACCCATTGGTTGATAACGTACAAAACTCTGGTTGGCATCAGTTTTTATACTGACATCAGCTAGAAAACCAGGGGCGTGTTCGGCATAGTAGCGACAGACGACGGCGCATTTTTCGACTTCCGCGATCGCAGCTTTAAATGGTTTACCCATTTCTAGAGTCATTAACTTAGCAAATTCTGCTTTATCTTGCTCTAAAATATCAGCAGCCTTTTGCAGCCAATGCGATCGTTCAGAGAAACTAGTCTGACGATAGTGTTCAAAAGTCTGATTAGCTAAATCGAGTTTAGCGACAATTTCGGTATCATTGAGCGCCTCAAAGGTTTTGAGCGTCTCCCCAGTGGCGGGATTAATCGTGGCGATCGCCATTACCTGACCTCCCGTTAAAAAATAGCTTCGTTAGGCTTCCTAGTGTTACACAGATCAATTCTGGAAGCTACCACCCAAATTCTAGTCTTATAACCCAGAATTGGTTGCTGAATATTACAATTTTACAATTATTTTTGAAATAAAATATACAAGTGCATTATGTATTTATCGTGATGAATTAAAATTTATTAGCCATTAGTTAGCTGTTAATTGTTTTTCTAATACCCAATCCCTAAAGATTAATGATTGGAGCAATGATTGTTGGCACTGGTTGCAATTTTGTCTGATAAATCTTAACTAATCGCTCAATACCTTTGAAACGATAATCTCCCATTTCTTGGAAGTCTAAGGGTTGTGAAAGCATTGTATGGGTGGCTTCACTAATTACGCATTCACTAGGGGGACAAACTGCTTCCATCCGAGCAGCAAGATTAATCGTTGCGCCTAATGCCGTATAATCTACCCTTTGGGAACTACCGACATCTCCCACCACAGCCTTACCGCTATTAATTGCAATACGTAATTGCAGGGGTTCGTGCCAAAAACCATTGGCATTAAGATGTTCGAGACGAGTAAGCATTCCTTTGGCAGTAGTAACAGCGCGATCGGCATGATCTGCTTGCGGTTCTGGAGCGCCAAAAAATGCCATAATACAATCGCCAATATATTTATCTAAAGTGCCGCCGCAACCAAACACTTCTTTTAGCATTTCTTCAAATAAATTATTTAATAGTTGAGCGATCGCAGTTGGTGTTAACCTTTCAGAAATTGCCGTAAAGCCAACTAAATCAGCAAACAAAATACTGATTTCGCTCTCGGTGGGAGCTAAACGACCACCCGGTAATCCGCCTACAGATATCAACTGCTGTACAACTGCTGGAGAATGATAACGTTCTAATCGGTGACGAATCATCTCTTCAGTTTTGAGTTTCTCTACTAATAGCCAACGCTGCACACTAGAAGCTACAAGGTTTGCTAAAGCTGAAAAAAAGCTCAATTCTTCTTCACCTTCATTCGCCCAATGGTAAGAAGAAAAATTGGCATCGGCATAGAGTACGCCCACAACTTTATTTTCATCCCATAAAGGCACTGCCATCGCGCTACGAATGCCTTTGACTAAAATACTCTGTTCGCTAGCAAACCGTTCATCCTGATGAGTATCACCGGTTTGAATGACGACTTTTTCCTCAAATACCTTTTGACAAATACTACGACTAATCCAACTACCATCAGAGGGGAGATGTTTGTGTTGGGAAACGTTTCTAGTGGCAGCATTCATTAATTCTAACTGGCCGCAACCATTGACATCAATTAATAATGCCAAGCGATCAATACTATCAAGGTAACGAAAAACTACTTGCTGCACCTGAGAAAAAATCTCTTCTATGGACGCGGCTGCACAAAGATTTTTCGCTATGTCCACTAAGTCTTTGAGACGGGCAATAGTTTTGTCCTTATTATTGATGTTGCCATCTTTGCTATCAGCTGCAATCCATTGCTGTTGTAGTTGTTCAACATTATGAAGGATTGTTCTTTGCTCATTAATCTCCGAAATTCCGGGATACTCAGGTGTTGGTTGAGAAACAGGGGTTGTGAGCAGCACTACCAGGCTGACATTGCCCAGCCAAACAATATCGCCGTGATGTAACTCTTGGGGATAGTTAACCAGATATTTATTGACTTGTGTCCCGTTTTTGCTGCCCAAATCCTCAATGGTCCACACACCGTCAGCCGTTTTTACCAGGCGAGCATGGTTGCGGGATACTCCACCAAAAGGTAAGTACAAGTTACATTCCGGCAAACGACCAATTGTAAATACATCTTGGTCAACTGCGATCGTTGTCTCGGTATCTCCCTCTTGTAGGCGTAGCGTCAGTTCAGTCATGAGTGTGATAGATCCATCGAAGCTAGAGGTCAACCCCTTTGGGGAATTCAAAATTCAAAATTCAAAATTCAAAATTAATAATCCCCATAAATAAATTTAGGGGCTTGTATCCTTTTGTTCTTCGGTCAAGCAACTCTAAGGTAAGTTATACCCTACAGGTTAACCTTCACCTTTTCTTTATGACACTGTTAACTGCATTCCGACAACTGTATTTCAGTAGTGCTGAGTACTGAGTGCTGTACATGGATAGCGGGGCGTTTAGCCCGTGCTGAGTATAACCCCATAGTTAAAACTACGCGAACGCCAACGCCAAGGGCGAACAGAACTTTGCTCTTAGGGGCACGATTACCCTATATGCTGAGTGCAATTAATTTTACTTTTTACTCAGTACTCGTTACTCTAAGCCGAGGCACTGTTTTGGAGTCTCTGACACAACTCTATAAAGACTTGTGTATACACCGAAAATTTGTAAGCGAGAGGAATGGAAGTGAGGTTTTCCAGAACCCGTGAAAAATCAATCTATTGAACAGCTAACGAACATTAGCGATCGCGTTTAGCAGAACGGCGCGATGCCGATGAACGAGCGCCAGGTTTCTCGCCATTGGTGGCAGGTGGCGCTGCCTTACGTTTAGCCGATGTCTGTGGTAATGGTTTAGGAGTACGAGCCGGACGCTTATCACCTCCAGGCTTGGCTTTGTGTTGCCGTCCATTTGGGATTGGTTCGGGGTTAGTATCGGGGTTGGGCGCAAAACCAGCAACCACTTCCTTCGGCAAGCGCTGCTCAATCAGTTTTTCGATATCTATCAATAGATGCTGTTCATCGACACACACCAGCGATACAGCTTCACCTGATGCGCCAGCGCGACCGGTGCGACCAATACGATGAACATAATCTTCTGGTACATTGGGCAAATCAAAGTTAACAACATGGGGCAGTTCGCTGATGTCAAGACCTCTAGCAGCAATATCTGTCGCCACCAATACCTGTAAGCTGCCATTTTTGAACTTTGCCAGAGCGTTGGTACGCACAGGCTGGCTCTTATTACCGTGGATTGCCAATGCTTGAATGCGGTCTTCGCCCAACTGCTTCACCAAACGGTCAGCGCCATACTTAGTGCGAGTGAACACTAGCACTTGATACCAATTATCTCGCCGAATCAGATGAGCCAGTAATTGGCGTTTCTTGTCACGGTCTACCTGGTAAACTTTCTGTGCGATCGTGTCGGCAGTAATGTTGCGGCGTGCCACTTCAATCATTGTCGGGTTATTGAGTA harbors:
- a CDS encoding ATP-binding protein, encoding MMARSLRVAPEYIEKVKLAPGRNGYPSQQSLASDIGFSLSTVKSFLTGKPVDYLNFVELSKKLGLEWQDIAYKEPETQPPKPQPTNGEASPFITGVPITQPRYFFGREKELKRLFNLLKRHPLQNAAIIGKKRSGKTSLLHYLKNITTTPAEQLRLEQKSDWLPHPENYCWIFVDLQDARMQSREGLLKYILESLKMQVPTPCDLDRFMNVVSDNLHFPTVILLDEIGVGLQRCPELDDGFWESLRSLATNQTGGNLAFVLATPESPIEMVRNTGHSSPFFNIFGYTAYLGALTETEARELIASSPIAFTDEDVEWILTQSCCWPLLLQILCREKLFNLEEGENDDNWRKEGLRQIKPFTDLLDS
- a CDS encoding acetolactate synthase large subunit, whose protein sequence is MNTAELLVQCLENEGVQYIFGLPGEENLHVLEALKHSSIKFITTRHEQGAAFMADVYGRLTGKAGVCLSTLGPGATNLMTGVADANLDGAPLVAITGQVGTDRMHIESHQYLDLVAMFAPVTKWNKQIVRPSITPEVVRKAFKRSQSEKPGAVHIDLPENIAAMPVEGKPLRKDNSEKSYASFASIRAAAAAICQAVNPLILVGNGAIRAHASDAVTQFATLLNIPVANTFMGKGVIPYTHQLALWSVGLQQRDFITCAFDNTDLVIAIGYDLIEFSPKKWNRNGEIPIVHIGVSPAEIDSSYIPNAEVVGDISDSLYEILKLADRQGKPDPFAISLRSEIRADYEQYAHDDGFPIKPQKLIYDLRQVMGPDDIVISDVGAHKMWMARHYHCHSPNTCIISNGFAAMGIAIPGALAAKLVHPKRKVVAVTGDGGFMMNSQELETALRVGTPFVTIIFNDGGYGLIEWKQENQFGKGNSAFVHFSNPDFVKFAESMGLKGYRVESALDLIPTLKEALAQDVPAVIDCPVDYRENHRFSQKAGELSCAV
- a CDS encoding NAD-dependent succinate-semialdehyde dehydrogenase, with the translated sequence MAIATINPATGETLKTFEALNDTEIVAKLDLANQTFEHYRQTSFSERSHWLQKAADILEQDKAEFAKLMTLEMGKPFKAAIAEVEKCAVVCRYYAEHAPGFLADVSIKTDANQSFVRYQPMGAILAVMPWNFPFWQVFRFAAPALMAGNVGLLKHASNVPQCALAIEYIIRRAGFPEGAFQTLLIGAAKVADLMADDRVKAATLTGSEPAGISLAVAAGKQIKKTVLELGGSDPFIVLESADLETAVVTATTARMLNNGQSCIAAKRFIVADAIADKFEKLLLEKFEALKIGDPMQPDTDLGPLATPGILQDLDQQVQAAIKSGGKVLIGGHPLSDRPGNFYPPTIIIDIPPEAPIAKEEFFGPVALLFRVSDIDAAIKLANDSPFGLGASAWTTNDQESDRLVEEIEAGAVFINSMVKSDPRLPFGGIKRSGYGRELSIQGIHEFVNVKTVWVK
- a CDS encoding adenylate/guanylate cyclase domain-containing protein; translation: MTELTLRLQEGDTETTIAVDQDVFTIGRLPECNLYLPFGGVSRNHARLVKTADGVWTIEDLGSKNGTQVNKYLVNYPQELHHGDIVWLGNVSLVVLLTTPVSQPTPEYPGISEINEQRTILHNVEQLQQQWIAADSKDGNINNKDKTIARLKDLVDIAKNLCAAASIEEIFSQVQQVVFRYLDSIDRLALLIDVNGCGQLELMNAATRNVSQHKHLPSDGSWISRSICQKVFEEKVVIQTGDTHQDERFASEQSILVKGIRSAMAVPLWDENKVVGVLYADANFSSYHWANEGEEELSFFSALANLVASSVQRWLLVEKLKTEEMIRHRLERYHSPAVVQQLISVGGLPGGRLAPTESEISILFADLVGFTAISERLTPTAIAQLLNNLFEEMLKEVFGCGGTLDKYIGDCIMAFFGAPEPQADHADRAVTTAKGMLTRLEHLNANGFWHEPLQLRIAINSGKAVVGDVGSSQRVDYTALGATINLAARMEAVCPPSECVISEATHTMLSQPLDFQEMGDYRFKGIERLVKIYQTKLQPVPTIIAPIINL
- a CDS encoding DEAD/DEAH box helicase — encoded protein: MSFSDLGLSNEIIRAVTERGYTEPTPIQMQSIPAVLSGRDLLAGAQTGTGKTASFTLPLLHRLSSNKSKGTSNGYPPIRALILTPTRELAAQVEESVREYGKYLNLNSMVMFGGVSINLQKQRLRGRVDILVATPGRLLDHVQQGTLNLSQIEVLVLDEADRMLDMGFINDIRRILSLLPKQRQNLLFFATFSDKIKALAAGLLNNPTMIEVARRNITADTIAQKVYQVDRDKKRQLLAHLIRRDNWYQVLVFTRTKYGADRLVKQLGEDRIQALAIHGNKSQPVRTNALAKFKNGSLQVLVATDIAARGLDISELPHVVNFDLPNVPEDYVHRIGRTGRAGASGEAVSLVCVDEQHLLIDIEKLIEQRLPKEVVAGFAPNPDTNPEPIPNGRQHKAKPGGDKRPARTPKPLPQTSAKRKAAPPATNGEKPGARSSASRRSAKRDR